The proteins below come from a single Dinghuibacter silviterrae genomic window:
- a CDS encoding T9SS type A sorting domain-containing protein, with the protein MYRILLCVLFALSCALTSEAQCPAATPPVINSVTATQSRCQASGTATVSASGGSTPYTYSIIAGPVLAPSQSSNIFNSLSPGTYTVQVTDNCNTTVTKSFTVTGTYAVPSLTVTSVNPSCPSSSDGSITMSVTNGRAPVTYALISPSPVTAGPQAGNVFTGLTAGTYTAQVKDSCGNIQTQNVTLAAAPSSMLVVGNNGVSILQYISCDSFAVYLTFNYTNYKPPYTITATLPNGSTLTQVLTAPVVNNGSFYDTIRIRYNHITGNTDLLPITITNQCGVSSSGYITLSTGMDMTPDSTVASVCGRGYTYTFDEFPNLHCSTVTYTLISPSGAVLATQTNNSTFVGYPPGSGYKVIRQDCCGKDTLQFNWGETPPFQITYTLSLSYGTCIEGTSSLYITFNYNDIADAVLVSGPPSVTLPDGTVKTYTYPDTAYDVYNGGFIGYFGPGTYEMYVIDTSCGQKDSVTLTFGPGDVRNTVFGATLEKGCNNANKILLSVNNNNWWMPGTVTVNSTSAQLYNQYDESSATSYSDSVQNLPAGTYYASYQYSNIYGASYFRGQSTWPCTVDNDTIVIPPYTNPLFNSTPALAICGATREVALIPDTTTGVPPYQYQITAGPTTTGLQSSPVFTGLAAGTYTFQMIDACDNSYSHSISISTLAVPSVVTTGSTCVGSDVLFTLPYSPFFTYTWQYPNGTTSNGNTLALDPITTSDIGTYTVSLTSTIAGCTNTSSSSFSLNSCLALAETLLQFSGQWENGNIQLNWQTTDDINTSYYIVERSTDGIRFTPLQQVEAVGGNYAVTDAHVPPGMVYYRLESVDKNGTYGYSNVLSFHNGNTQPFYVYPSLVTGNAYVTVTSPATGHISYIRVVSVDGKILKTIPVAAGVTQTSIDVSGLAAGVYFVVMNGDEGMLGAKMLKE; encoded by the coding sequence ATGTACCGTATCCTACTTTGTGTGCTGTTTGCACTTTCGTGCGCGCTGACCTCAGAAGCCCAATGTCCTGCCGCCACACCGCCGGTCATCAATTCAGTCACCGCCACACAAAGCCGCTGTCAGGCTTCCGGCACGGCTACTGTATCGGCATCGGGCGGCTCAACGCCCTATACCTACAGCATTATTGCAGGCCCTGTCTTAGCGCCCTCCCAATCGTCCAATATATTTAATTCACTGTCCCCCGGCACCTATACCGTTCAGGTAACCGACAACTGTAACACGACAGTTACAAAGAGTTTTACCGTTACAGGTACGTACGCGGTTCCCTCTTTGACCGTTACCTCTGTCAATCCCAGCTGTCCCAGCAGCAGCGATGGCTCCATCACCATGAGTGTGACCAATGGCCGTGCACCGGTAACGTATGCATTGATCAGCCCTTCGCCCGTTACCGCGGGTCCGCAGGCGGGCAATGTATTTACCGGCCTGACCGCCGGTACCTATACGGCTCAGGTAAAGGATTCCTGCGGTAATATCCAGACCCAGAACGTCACCCTTGCCGCCGCCCCCAGCTCGATGCTTGTTGTCGGCAACAACGGCGTCAGCATTCTGCAATACATCTCCTGCGATTCTTTTGCCGTGTACCTGACCTTCAATTACACCAATTACAAGCCTCCTTATACCATTACGGCGACGCTCCCCAATGGCTCGACTTTAACGCAGGTGCTGACCGCTCCCGTTGTCAACAACGGTTCTTTTTACGACACGATCCGTATACGGTATAACCACATTACGGGCAATACCGACCTGTTGCCGATCACCATTACCAACCAATGCGGCGTTTCGTCATCGGGTTACATTACCCTGTCGACCGGCATGGATATGACGCCCGACAGTACGGTCGCGTCGGTTTGCGGCCGGGGGTACACGTATACATTTGATGAGTTTCCCAATTTGCATTGCAGCACCGTTACCTATACACTGATAAGCCCCTCCGGTGCCGTCCTGGCCACACAAACCAATAATTCCACGTTTGTCGGTTACCCGCCAGGCTCCGGTTATAAAGTGATCCGGCAGGATTGCTGCGGTAAGGATACCCTGCAATTTAACTGGGGCGAAACGCCTCCATTTCAAATAACCTATACACTGAGTCTATCGTATGGCACGTGCATAGAGGGGACGTCAAGCCTTTATATAACATTTAACTACAACGACATTGCCGATGCCGTGCTGGTGTCCGGCCCTCCAAGCGTGACGCTTCCCGACGGCACGGTGAAAACCTATACCTATCCGGATACCGCCTATGATGTGTATAATGGAGGCTTCATCGGCTATTTTGGGCCTGGCACCTATGAGATGTACGTCATCGACACCAGCTGCGGGCAAAAGGACAGCGTTACGCTTACGTTCGGACCTGGAGATGTACGCAACACGGTCTTCGGAGCCACGCTGGAAAAAGGTTGTAATAACGCCAATAAGATCCTGCTGAGTGTCAACAATAACAATTGGTGGATGCCCGGCACAGTAACCGTCAATTCCACCTCGGCCCAGCTCTACAACCAGTACGACGAATCGTCGGCTACGTCCTATAGCGATTCGGTCCAGAATCTCCCGGCCGGCACCTACTATGCGTCCTACCAGTATTCCAATATCTATGGTGCGTCCTACTTCAGAGGCCAGTCCACCTGGCCCTGCACGGTTGACAATGATACGATCGTCATCCCTCCTTATACAAATCCTTTATTTAACTCCACTCCTGCCTTAGCCATTTGCGGGGCAACCAGGGAAGTGGCGCTGATTCCGGACACGACCACCGGTGTGCCGCCTTACCAATACCAGATCACTGCGGGACCAACCACGACCGGTCTCCAGTCCAGCCCCGTGTTTACCGGCCTTGCCGCGGGTACCTATACGTTCCAAATGATCGATGCCTGTGACAACAGCTATTCCCACAGCATTTCCATCAGCACGCTGGCTGTACCCAGCGTCGTCACCACCGGCAGTACCTGTGTCGGAAGCGACGTCCTGTTCACCCTCCCGTACAGCCCCTTCTTCACTTATACCTGGCAGTACCCCAACGGCACGACCAGCAATGGGAACACGCTTGCCCTCGATCCCATTACGACGTCAGACATAGGAACCTATACCGTATCGCTCACCAGTACCATCGCCGGTTGTACCAACACCAGCAGCAGCAGCTTTTCACTGAATTCCTGCCTGGCGCTGGCGGAAACCCTGTTGCAATTCAGCGGTCAGTGGGAGAACGGCAACATACAACTGAACTGGCAAACCACCGATGACATCAACACAAGCTATTACATCGTGGAGCGGAGCACGGATGGTATCCGGTTTACGCCATTACAACAGGTAGAGGCAGTCGGCGGCAATTATGCCGTAACCGACGCGCATGTCCCGCCGGGGATGGTGTACTACCGGTTAGAGTCGGTGGACAAGAATGGCACCTATGGCTATAGCAATGTCCTTTCGTTCCACAACGGCAATACGCAACCGTTCTATGTATATCCAAGCCTGGTCACAGGCAATGCGTATGTGACGGTGACCAGTCCCGCTACCGGCCATATATCCTATATCCGGGTGGTCAGTGTCGATGGCAAGATATTGAAAACCATTCCCGTTGCCGCGGGGGTTACCCAAACCAGCATCGATGTGTCCGGGCTGGCGGCAGGAGTTTACTTTGTGGTGATGAATGGGGATGAGGGAATGTTGGGGGCGAAGATGTTGAAAGAATAA
- a CDS encoding T9SS type A sorting domain-containing protein, whose protein sequence is MYRILLCVLFVLSCALTSEAQCPAATPPAINSVAVTQSRCAASGTATVSASGGSTPYTYSITAGPVLASPQSSNIFNALSPGTYTVQVTDNCNTSVTTTFTVTGTYTVPTLSATIVNPSCPSSSDGSITLTVTNGRAPVTYALVSPSPVMVGPQAGNVFTGLPAGTYTAQVKDSCGNIQTQTVTLAAAPSSVTLVSHPYISYLQYIACDSFAVYLTFNITNYKPPYTVTATLPNGSTLTQVLTAPVVNAGSFIDTIYIRYNHVTGNTDLLPITVTNQCGVSSTGSITLSTGMDLTPDSTASSVCGKGYSYTFDNFPNLHCSTVTYSLVSPAGVVLVTQASSTFIGYTPGVGYKVIRHDCCRTDTLQFTWSVPPPFQITYSLNVAYATCKENTTSLYLTYNYNDLAYAVLVSGPPSITLANGTVYTYTYPDTAYNLYYESVIGYFGPGTYKMYVIDTQCGQKDSLTLTIGPGDVRHTIFTNTLEKGCNNANKILQSVVNNNWWTPGTVTVNSTTAQLFSQYDESSATSYSDSVQNLPAGTYYTAYQYSNIYGLTYFKGMSTWACDVDHDTIVIPPYTDPLFNTTPAIAICGVTREVALVPDTTTGVPPYQYQITAGPTTTALQSSPVFTGLAAGTYTFQMIDACDNSYSHSLSISTLAVPSVVTTGSTCVGSDVLFTLPSSPFFTYTWQYPNGTTSSGNTLALNPITTADIGTYTVSLTSTIAGCTNTTSSSFSLNSCQVLAETLLHFRGQWVNGNIQLSWQTTDETNTSYYIVERSTDGIGFMPVQQVEALGGTQNNYSVTDAHVPPGIVYYRLRIGDKRGSYSYSNIISLHSGDARSFNVYPTLITGNVPVTVTGPATSHTSYIRLISVDGKVWKNIPVAAGVTQTSIDVSGLAPGVYFVAFTGDDGVSAAKVLKE, encoded by the coding sequence ATGTACCGTATCCTGCTTTGCGTGCTTTTTGTCCTTTCGTGCGCGCTGACCTCAGAAGCCCAATGTCCTGCCGCCACGCCCCCGGCCATCAATTCCGTCGCCGTCACGCAAAGCCGGTGCGCGGCTTCCGGCACCGCTACCGTGTCCGCATCGGGCGGTTCAACACCTTATACGTACAGCATTACGGCGGGCCCCGTCTTAGCCTCGCCCCAATCGTCGAATATATTTAATGCGCTGTCTCCCGGTACCTATACCGTACAGGTAACGGATAATTGCAACACGTCTGTGACGACGACTTTTACGGTGACCGGTACGTATACCGTCCCCACATTGTCCGCCACCATTGTCAATCCCAGCTGTCCCAGCAGCAGCGACGGCTCCATTACCCTGACGGTGACCAACGGCCGGGCGCCGGTGACGTATGCCCTGGTCAGTCCTTCCCCCGTGATGGTGGGGCCGCAGGCAGGCAATGTATTTACCGGCCTGCCCGCCGGCACCTATACCGCTCAGGTAAAGGATTCCTGCGGTAATATCCAGACACAGACCGTCACCCTTGCCGCCGCCCCCAGCTCAGTTACCCTTGTCAGTCATCCATACATAAGCTATCTGCAATACATTGCCTGCGATTCTTTTGCCGTTTATCTGACCTTCAATATCACCAATTACAAACCTCCTTATACCGTTACAGCGACGCTGCCGAATGGCTCGACGCTAACGCAGGTGCTAACCGCTCCCGTTGTCAACGCCGGCTCCTTTATCGATACGATCTATATCCGGTATAACCACGTCACGGGCAATACCGATCTGTTGCCGATAACTGTTACCAACCAATGCGGCGTTTCTTCAACAGGTAGCATCACCCTGTCGACCGGTATGGATTTGACGCCCGATAGCACGGCCTCATCGGTTTGCGGCAAGGGGTATTCCTATACGTTTGATAATTTCCCCAATTTGCATTGCAGCACCGTTACCTATTCCCTGGTAAGCCCCGCCGGTGTCGTGCTGGTCACACAAGCCTCTTCCACGTTTATCGGTTACACACCCGGCGTCGGTTATAAAGTGATCCGGCACGATTGCTGTCGCACGGATACCCTGCAATTTACCTGGTCTGTACCACCTCCATTTCAAATCACCTATTCGCTAAATGTAGCGTATGCCACTTGCAAGGAGAACACGACAAGCCTTTATTTAACCTATAACTACAACGACCTTGCCTATGCCGTGCTGGTGTCCGGCCCGCCCAGCATTACGCTTGCCAACGGCACGGTGTACACCTATACCTACCCGGATACTGCTTACAATTTGTATTATGAATCCGTCATCGGCTATTTTGGGCCCGGCACCTATAAGATGTACGTCATCGACACCCAATGCGGGCAAAAAGACAGCCTTACGCTGACCATCGGACCCGGGGATGTACGCCATACCATTTTCACCAACACGCTGGAAAAAGGCTGTAATAACGCCAATAAAATCCTGCAGAGTGTCGTCAATAACAATTGGTGGACACCCGGCACGGTCACCGTCAATTCCACCACCGCCCAGCTCTTTAGCCAGTACGACGAATCGTCGGCTACGTCTTATAGCGATTCGGTCCAGAATCTCCCGGCCGGCACCTACTACACGGCCTACCAGTACTCAAATATCTATGGCCTGACCTATTTCAAAGGAATGAGTACCTGGGCCTGCGATGTAGATCATGACACGATCGTCATCCCCCCGTATACAGACCCATTGTTTAATACCACTCCTGCCATTGCCATTTGCGGGGTGACCAGGGAAGTGGCGCTGGTGCCCGACACAACCACCGGTGTGCCGCCTTACCAATACCAGATCACCGCCGGGCCAACCACCACCGCGCTCCAATCCAGCCCCGTGTTCACCGGCCTTGCCGCGGGCACGTATACCTTCCAGATGATCGATGCCTGTGACAACAGTTATTCCCACAGCCTATCCATCAGCACGCTGGCAGTACCCAGCGTCGTCACCACCGGCAGTACCTGCGTCGGCAGCGACGTCCTGTTCACCCTCCCGTCCAGTCCTTTCTTCACGTATACCTGGCAGTACCCCAACGGCACCACCAGCAGCGGGAACACGCTTGCCCTCAATCCCATTACGACCGCAGACATCGGAACCTATACCGTATCGCTCACCAGCACCATTGCCGGCTGTACCAACACCACCAGCAGCAGCTTTTCGCTGAACTCCTGCCAGGTACTCGCAGAAACCCTGTTGCATTTCCGCGGGCAGTGGGTAAACGGCAACATACAACTGAGCTGGCAAACTACGGATGAAACCAATACCAGCTATTACATCGTGGAGCGGAGCACCGATGGCATCGGTTTTATGCCGGTACAGCAAGTAGAAGCGCTGGGTGGCACCCAGAACAACTACTCGGTGACCGACGCGCATGTCCCGCCGGGGATTGTTTACTACCGGTTACGGATAGGTGACAAAAGAGGCTCCTACAGCTATAGCAATATTATTTCGCTCCACAGCGGCGATGCCCGATCGTTCAATGTATATCCCACGCTGATCACAGGCAATGTACCGGTAACGGTCACCGGCCCTGCTACCAGTCACACCTCCTATATACGGCTGATCAGTGTCGATGGCAAGGTATGGAAAAACATCCCCGTCGCCGCGGGGGTTACCCAAACCAGCATCGACGTGTCCGGACTGGCACCGGGGGTTTACTTTGTTGCGTTCACGGGGGATGACGGGGTGTCAGCGGCCAAGGTTTTGAAAGAATAG
- a CDS encoding arabinofuranosidase catalytic domain-containing protein, protein MKIQVSATLLACLFANSVLAGNTLDKTGNPTATALVAFSVRQLSSAYTGYDLKVCRSHDKATANIGFTGAGDLDTATMKAFVGTDTGYVSVWYDQSGNGYNATPTADSTMPYIMVGGSINRDNGWPSLYTSMSAFLSYGPVSQLNGTYQVTRMEVCRSRDNSSLSISEGLGTYQLDLQLFPAAIWVQFEDNNIVATGTVSSTQSLMSINSVRNNGNSLMYLNTALLGSTTASILPFSAPVMGFVGVRFDYAVSPAGQGAFSETILFNSVLSDADRQAINYNENWYYSLGFDPCSSTAAALSPNNATSKALYACTQDGPWAYYYDPAHPLNLLFGIAKDPGSTGANATFAIDSIDLTVAPNPATAGYSVTSGTNGIFAMGRYWNVFTHTPLTSPVDVRFFFNPTDTTAALNAALAFKTGSNVVSNLQWFKTVGGPFNQDSLTATPVPYIKGPILPLTPVYGTKNGVNYAEFDGVPSFSGGTGVYIVSATPITLPIVINPFTAVPANHAVLLNWTTQSENNSLLFEIDRSADGKTWAAIGEVNAAGNSENATSYSFTDSSPLQSNYYRLKLVYKNGQYFFSDVVVAGINTTSPQVYKIVPNPFKNNLDITATVPNGGPVEVRLLEITGVTLLRQEYTATKGGNVFTLTNLSRLSPGMYIVQVIQGGVVGVGKVVKE, encoded by the coding sequence ATGAAAATCCAGGTATCCGCAACTCTACTTGCCTGCCTCTTTGCAAACAGCGTATTGGCGGGAAATACATTGGATAAGACCGGCAATCCGACGGCGACCGCGCTTGTCGCCTTTAGCGTGCGTCAGTTAAGTTCGGCGTATACGGGGTACGACCTCAAGGTGTGTCGCAGCCATGACAAGGCTACGGCCAATATCGGGTTTACGGGCGCCGGCGACCTGGATACGGCTACGATGAAGGCCTTTGTCGGCACGGACACCGGTTATGTGAGTGTATGGTACGACCAAAGCGGCAATGGTTACAACGCCACGCCGACCGCAGATTCCACCATGCCGTACATCATGGTGGGCGGCTCGATCAACAGGGACAACGGCTGGCCTTCCCTCTACACGTCCATGAGCGCATTTCTAAGCTACGGGCCCGTAAGCCAGTTAAACGGGACGTACCAGGTCACGCGCATGGAAGTTTGCAGGTCCCGCGACAATAGCAGCCTTTCCATATCAGAGGGGCTGGGTACCTACCAGCTGGATCTACAGCTATTCCCGGCAGCAATATGGGTACAGTTCGAAGACAACAATATCGTTGCCACGGGAACCGTAAGCAGTACACAGTCACTTATGTCGATCAATTCGGTGAGGAACAACGGAAATTCGCTGATGTATCTGAATACGGCATTGCTTGGGTCTACGACAGCCTCTATTTTGCCTTTCAGCGCACCCGTGATGGGCTTTGTCGGTGTCCGGTTTGACTACGCGGTAAGCCCTGCCGGGCAGGGCGCTTTTTCAGAAACCATTTTGTTTAACTCCGTACTGTCGGATGCGGACCGCCAGGCCATCAATTATAACGAGAACTGGTATTATTCACTCGGGTTTGATCCCTGCAGCAGTACGGCGGCCGCCCTCTCCCCGAATAATGCGACAAGCAAAGCACTGTATGCCTGTACGCAGGATGGCCCATGGGCGTATTATTATGATCCCGCCCACCCGTTGAACCTGCTGTTCGGTATCGCAAAAGACCCCGGTAGTACGGGGGCCAATGCCACGTTTGCGATCGATTCCATCGACCTCACCGTTGCCCCCAATCCAGCCACGGCGGGTTATTCCGTCACATCCGGGACAAATGGCATTTTCGCCATGGGCCGCTACTGGAATGTATTCACTCATACGCCGCTGACCAGCCCCGTCGATGTGCGCTTCTTCTTCAACCCGACAGACACGACGGCCGCGCTCAATGCGGCGCTGGCGTTCAAAACGGGGTCTAACGTGGTGAGCAACCTCCAATGGTTTAAAACGGTGGGCGGTCCTTTTAACCAGGACAGCCTGACGGCAACCCCCGTCCCTTATATAAAGGGCCCGATCCTTCCGTTGACGCCCGTATATGGGACAAAAAATGGCGTTAACTACGCGGAGTTCGATGGCGTCCCCAGCTTTTCCGGGGGAACAGGGGTCTATATCGTGTCCGCTACACCCATCACGCTGCCCATCGTCATCAATCCGTTTACCGCCGTACCGGCAAACCACGCTGTGCTGCTCAACTGGACAACCCAGTCGGAAAACAACAGCCTTCTTTTTGAGATCGATCGCAGTGCCGATGGCAAGACCTGGGCAGCCATAGGGGAGGTCAACGCGGCAGGGAATAGCGAGAATGCCACGTCCTACAGCTTCACCGATAGTAGCCCGCTCCAAAGCAATTACTACCGGTTAAAGCTGGTGTATAAAAACGGGCAGTATTTCTTTTCGGACGTCGTTGTGGCGGGTATCAATACGACTTCCCCCCAGGTGTACAAAATCGTTCCCAACCCGTTCAAAAACAACCTGGACATTACCGCCACCGTACCCAATGGCGGTCCGGTGGAGGTACGGCTTTTGGAGATCACCGGGGTCACTTTACTGCGCCAGGAATATACCGCGACAAAAGGGGGAAATGTGTTTACCCTGACCAATCTGAGCCGGTTGTCGCCGGGGATGTATATCGTACAGGTGATACAGGGCGGCGTTGTGGGGGTAGGGAAGGTGGTGAAGGAATAA
- a CDS encoding SBBP repeat-containing protein, whose protein sequence is MRQQMRILAHNRCGTGEAFFVTLNGQPFKIIAACSDSVRAVVPPMAGSGNIVLSFGNDTFQGPQVNYQYVVTVSTIAGTGAVGSDNGPALSSSFYCPWGITTDANGDLYIADNYNRLLRKYTASSATVSQITIPDTLPFYSPYNIALDRKTHNLYVTDFNVHLVKVQPDNSFTLIYNGTMPTTGIAVGPDGFLYMSNNNYGTVTRLDTNGNNQTLFGNNILTPRNLTFDRDGNLYVAAYGIYRITPGDVQKEIYLDTAFKGWEIARDAFGNIYEADHFNNNLRMIEACSGKVFTIAGSGAAEDVDGIGLNASFNGPQGLCIDDRGVLYMTTFNYGTNGGNKVRKITIR, encoded by the coding sequence ATGCGCCAACAGATGCGGATATTGGCCCATAACCGATGCGGCACGGGCGAAGCTTTTTTTGTGACGCTCAACGGACAGCCGTTCAAGATCATCGCCGCCTGTTCTGACAGCGTCCGGGCGGTCGTTCCTCCCATGGCCGGCTCGGGGAACATCGTGTTGTCTTTCGGCAACGATACCTTCCAGGGCCCGCAGGTCAATTACCAATATGTGGTCACCGTATCCACCATCGCCGGCACCGGCGCGGTGGGGAGCGATAATGGACCCGCGCTGTCCTCCTCTTTTTACTGCCCCTGGGGCATCACGACCGACGCCAACGGCGACCTTTATATCGCAGACAACTATAACCGTCTTTTGCGGAAATACACCGCCTCTTCTGCGACCGTTTCGCAGATCACCATTCCGGACACGTTGCCATTTTATTCTCCCTATAATATCGCTTTGGACCGGAAGACACACAACCTGTACGTCACGGACTTCAACGTACACCTGGTCAAGGTCCAGCCGGACAACAGCTTTACGCTGATATACAACGGTACGATGCCCACCACGGGTATCGCTGTGGGTCCCGATGGCTTTCTCTATATGTCCAACAACAACTATGGCACTGTGACCCGCCTGGACACTAACGGTAACAACCAGACGCTTTTTGGCAACAATATCCTCACCCCTCGTAACCTCACCTTTGACAGGGACGGCAACCTCTATGTCGCAGCCTACGGCATCTACAGGATAACACCCGGTGACGTACAAAAAGAGATTTACCTGGACACGGCCTTCAAGGGATGGGAGATCGCACGGGATGCGTTTGGGAACATCTACGAAGCGGATCACTTCAACAACAACCTCCGGATGATCGAGGCGTGCAGCGGGAAGGTCTTCACCATTGCGGGAAGCGGTGCAGCGGAGGACGTCGATGGGATCGGGCTAAACGCCAGTTTCAACGGGCCGCAGGGCCTTTGTATCGATGACCGCGGAGTGCTGTATATGACGACGTTTAATTATGGGACGAATGGAGGGAATAAGGTCCGGAAGATTACGATACGGTAA